In the genome of Zootoca vivipara chromosome 6, rZooViv1.1, whole genome shotgun sequence, the window GAGCAACGTGAGGAGCTGAGACTCAAGACGGTTGCcgtgggggtgggcagagagagCTCAGAGGATTGTGGCTTCtgttgcttctctctccccccccccgactttccCGGTTTGCCTCTTGATGGCTCGGAGGCTCCCGACTGATTGATGGGGATCTCCCTCCTCGCGGAGGAACGCTGTGCAGCTCTGGCTCCTGGCAaagagcaggaggaaggagagaggaggaggaggaggaggagagaagcaagGAAAGAGCGAAAAGGGCACCGAATCCGTTTGCATCCTCCGAACGGCGAGCTCTCGGTGATGATCACCTAGCGCCGGCGTTCGGCCGAGCCgcaacacccccctccctcccgccaggctctcctgtcttgtCAATGGAAGGGGAGCTGGGGGGCAGCAACGCCAGCGTGGCCGGTGGGGAGCATTCCGTGCGGAGCGGCAGCGCTTGGACAGCCGCCTTCCTCGGCTTCATCATCCTCTTGACCATGCTGGGGAACTTCTCCTTCATCCTGCTGATCTTCACCCAGCGGGCGCTTCGCAACACCTCCAACTACTTCCTGGTGTCTCTCTTCATGTCCGACCTGATGGTGGGCTCGGTGGTGATGCCGCCGGCCCTGCTGAACCAGCACTACGGCCGCTGGGTGCTGGACGGCGCCTTCTGTTCCGTCTGGTTCGCCTTCGACGTGATGTGCACCAGCGCCTCCATCCTCAACCTGTGCGTCATCAGCCTCGACCGGTACCTGCTCATCATCTCCCCGCTCAGGTACAAGCTGAGGATGACGTCCTGCAGGGCTGTGCTGCTCATCCTGGCCACCTGGACCTTAGCCGCCCTGGTCTCCTTCCTGCCCGTCGAGATGGGCTGGCACAAGATGGAGTTCGGCCCGCGCCCCTTCAACGCCACCCTCCAGGCCGAAGAAGCGGGGCAGTGCCGCGTGGCGGTCAGCCTGCCCTACGCCCTCATCGCCTCGGGCCTGACCTTCTTCCTCCCGTCCGTCGCCATCCTCTTCACCTACTGCCGCATCCTGCTCGCCGCTCGGAAGCAGGCGGTGCAAGTGGCCTCCCTTACCAACAACGTGTCCGTCGCAGCTGGCGAACCCGCTCAACAGGTAGGTCCACGTCGCTCCAAGTTTCTAACTGGTTTCTGACAGGCGTCAGGTCTTTGGGCCAGGTTCCGAGGCCCAGCTGTACTTCTCTGTGGGGGTGGGAATAAAACTCAGAGAAGGTCACGCAGCTGTGCTGTCAGAGGATTCCCCCTCCCAGAGtcctaagaagagcttgctggaccaagccaagggcccatctagttcagcatcccgcaaacaggattcgagcacaagagcattatctccctctgtggtttccagaaactggaattcagaagcgttactgcctctgactgtggaggcagagcatagccatccactgatagccatctcctccatgaatttgtccaattctgtTCTAGagcaatccaagttggtggccatcactgcctcctgcggcagggagttccatagttcaactctgCACCGTGtcaagaagtcctttctttttattgctcctGAATCtgccaaccttcagcttcattggatatccacAACTTCTAGTGTAAACGAGAGAAGCAGGGAAACTTTCCTCTACCCACTTCTGCCATgagtaattttataaactttgaTCATGTCACCTCAAGCCAGAGATGCTGGAAGGAAGCACCTCCTATTGATAGGCAATCCTGCCCATTTCAGTCTTTCTCTGTTCCTTGACTTCCCAATCTTAAGTTCGCTttgtagcaaaataataataaagttcttGTGAAAGTTCACCAGCTTTTCGGGAAAATCTCTCCTGACAGACTCATGACTGTACACAATATCCCCTAATGGACGCATTCTTTGCAGAGTGATCTTCCCTGGCAGAACACACTTTCCcttattattttcacaaatggGTGGATTTTGCGTGCATGCCTTAACGTGATATATGCACTTTATTTTATTAAGCATTACTTGGCTGGTGAAAcagttgcaaaattcggagaagtgcgaattttTACGGATGGCTGAGTTCCATTTCACAGATTTTAAAACAAAGTGTGAAACAGACAGATTCTCCTTTAaatttaatttccccccccccggccatttcTCTCTATTGCTGCAAGGCCTCCCTGGTCCCCTGGTGCGGACATGGGGGACACTCTCCCACCCCCAGTAGCCTTCTCAACTGCCTCAGGCAATGCAATTCCTTAGGCCAGTCAGCCCAGAGCAAGACAGATTCATCCAGTCCCCCTATTGTATTATCTGCGCTGAGAGTGATCAATCATCAAAATGAGCAGCTCATTGGGGCTTTTGTCACCTTCCAACCAGCCACTATCACACCATGACAACCAGCACAATTAGTTCATTCAAGGGGGCAAAGCCTCAGAGGAGTCTGCCCGTTGCCTCCCTGTATGAGTCCCTGCAAACCCGAAACcccggggagctgctgccagtcagtgtagacagtactgagctagatggaccaagggtctggctCAGTGGAAGGCCGTTTCCTAGGTTCCTCTGTCCTCCCAACATCTCACTGTAAGTGGTTTACAATTGTTAATATtaatattgttgtaaactgccctgggacaTGAGGGTGAAAGCAGGTAATAAATTGTAGCCGTCACTCCCCAgtatttgccacctgaggcagccactcCAAAGCACTTAATGATAGGGCCGGCTTGGTGCTTTGTGTGATATCTCCTGCAAGGAAAGCATCTTCCTGCTCAAGAATCTGGGAACATGTGCAGGAACCCGGAACCAGTTTAAGAGCAAGATTAACCTGCATTTTCTCTTCTTGGCGGTGGTGGTGTTTGGAAACAGCTGGGCTTCTTTTTCGGAAGTCCTGTCAGAAGACAGGTGATAAAACCCGCAAATCCGGTGTGACTTGCTAGTTAACGGCTTAGTTTCCTGCTCAAAGTTGAGTGCTGTGTTTTCCCCAGATAAGGCCAATTCCTttcatctgcctcctcctccatttctctCCCCGCCGTTGCTTTTGGGTGGCTTTTGTGGGGAAGAGACAATCTCATTATAGAGAGAACAAAGTGCTCTTCGACTAACTTCGGAGCGGCCTGTATTGGAGAAAGCGTCTCTCAAAAATTGGGCTTTTGTGAGGGGTTTGTGaggggttattgttgttgttggtggagACACCTTCCCAAGCTTGGAATCCCACATCTGCTAAGGAACTCAGAGGACACCAAGACCATCCCCCAGAACCAGAGCCAATGATTGGCTGAGGCAGAGCTAATGAACGGCAGAGGCAACTCATGGCAGTTTTTAccacatcttcctcctccctgttgaggtCTACAAGGAGCAacatggaggaggaagatgacaggCGCGACCTTTTAATGAGAACCTCTGCAGcttgttattttcttttaatacttTAAAGTTGTCAACAGACTAGAgggccttggcagaaaggcagtctagaaatgcatgcatgcatgaatctatctatcaatcaatcaattggtcAATCAGTTACCAGTACTCCATACTTCTTGAAATGGGCGCGCAAACGGAAACCCTGCTGAAAACCTTTGAACATCAGACATCTCCAAATTCGGCAATGCCATTCTCCAATCAGAAATGTGTCCATCAGCAGtaaagttgtgcatattcttctGCAAATGACCTACCCTCATCCCGAAGTGtgatgttaggggaaattgtttttttttgggggggggagtctagcTCAGGAGAAATGGACACTAGATAGAATTAAAAATGAAGAACTGAAGTGATGCAGTAATGAGGCAGGCTGAATTCCAGTGCAGAAAATTGAGGAacagaaagaaactgaaattggtatGTTCACCAGTCCCTAGCAGTTGAGAGTAGGAAAGGGCCtaggtttgtggccatcactgtctcctgtgggagagagttccacaggctAACTTTGCGCTGTGTGaaaaagggcttttaaaaatccttcccgaatcgtccaacattcagcttccactAGTTTCCAGTGCTACAAGGCAGAAGAATcgttctccatccactttctccatgtcatgtgGAATTTTATAAAGGTCTATCATGCAGGCTCTAACTCGCCTTTCCTCCAAACcgaaaagtcccaaacactgcagctttttatagaatcatagaatcatagagttggaacggaccctgaggatcatctagtccatccccctgcaatgcaggaatctcagctacagcatccacgacaggtggccagccaacctctacccaaggaaagagagtccaccactttccgagGGAGTGTGTTCCTTtatcttcataggggagttgcttcaCCCCCGATCATTCTGCTTGCCCTTTACGTGACGCACAGCAATTCCTCCTTATATACTTATATAAGCAGATaggaaacacaggaagttgctttaTTCTGAGTCAGGACacttggtccacctagctcagcactgccttcactgactgccagcagctctcctgggtttcggACAGGGTTCTGCTCCAgtcctacccggagatgccagggattgaacttgggatcaAGGAACAcacatttctgttttgcttgGGGAGAGAAATCTCACCCTTTTCTCACGCTCTCTTTGTCTCTGACTCTTTTGTTCTCTCCTGAAGAAGATAGCTGAAGCCTCCGAAATGAaaacagtggaggaggaggaaatctgTCAGGCTCATTGTTggagaatattgagaagctgCTGCTCATCATGTAAagcggggcggggaggggggagcagctaCTCCGGTCCCCCCGCAACCCGGTGCCATGTGTGAGTGGGCAGCAAGCAGCCGCTGCGCAGGGAAGAAAGAGAGCAGGCAAGGGACATGGAGCAGTGACTCCAAAAGCTCGTTTCCTACGCTCCAACTGTCCCTGTTTACCGAGGGCAACGGCTGCGCACAGCACGTGCCTTTTAAAATGGAGATGACAcaaaaggaggaggcaggaaaggTTACTAGTCCTCATGATTTCTGAATGGAAcctccagggtcagaggcagCCTACCTCTCTGGGGCTTCTCGTTGGGGCATTTTGGCGGCCTCTGTGGGGacagggtgctggattagatgggcttttggcatgatccattattttattttatgagaaaaaaatattttttaataattattgctgtccttccaccagcagatGAAGATGGTTTTATTCCAACAAGATTTCCAATAATGCTGTTCTGTCTTTATcacttgtattttaaaatttgcttCTTACGTTGTTTCAGTTCGATTAGAATTCAATAGAAACATTTCTATTAGGGAATGTTAGGCGAAGAAATTAAGGCTAGAGAGAGATGCTTGATGATGTATGCAACGGTAGCTGGTAGACTCCTTATCGTGAAAAATTGGAAAAAGTGACAAAGTACCTAGTAAAGAGGATTGGCTAGTCAAATTGATAACATATCAAAACTTAGCAATAAAAGccggagaaataataataataataataattatctgggcggcttccaacagaaaaataaaacacaataatctattaaacattaaaagcctccctgaacaggattaaatgaggagagaacggaaaaagattgggaaatgttaaaacaatatttaatgaAACAGGTAGAAAGAGTCAATCTCATAGCAGATGTGTGAAGGGCCCCCAAAAAATacctaaaggaaagaaaaacttaGTAAAGAGTATGCATTGTAACAAAGATATATAAACCGAAATATAGGGGAAGGTTGGAAGTCACATGaggtggaggggtgggtggggatggggtggaggtgttatttttgcatgtgtgtttcCATTTTTTCTGTTCGTTTTTCAAACATGATTATTTTGTATTTGGAGGAAATTTTATTTGTTCCATTTCCTTGCTTTTGATTTCTGTTGGACTTTTGTTTATGTTTGATTAGTTCTGTTTGATTTGTAATTTGTAatttataaattcaataaagtttctgtttttaaaaaaagagaattcaATTACTGTACTTTTTAACGATCACTTTTTATCACATTTGCATTTTATCTGTGTCGATTTAATTTGTGCGTAAGCTGCCTTCTGGGGGAAGAGGcggaatattaatattaatattaattatagTTACAATACATTGCCTGCCTTTCATCTTAAGGCCCCGGGGTCAGTTGCCACAATTACAATCAAACAATTAAAATGCCATCTTAAAAAGATTTTAGAACAACTTTTCATTAGGGCATTAGACTGTCTGTCATgacagcaggatgctggactgatccaataataataataataataataataataataataataataataataataataataatttattatttataccccgcccatctggccgggtctccccagccactctgggcggcttccaacagaagaataaaacacaatctattaaacattaaaagcctccctgaacagggctgccttcagatgtcttctaaaagtctggtagttgttttcctttttgacatctgttgggagggcgttccacagggtaggcgccaccaccgagaaggccctctgcctagttccctgcaacttggcttcttgcaacgagggaaccgccagaaggccctcggtgctggacctcagtgtccgggcagaatgatggaggtggagacgctccttcaggtatactggaccgaggccatttagggctttaaaggtcagcaccaacactttgaattgtttgaaTAGAACTCTGCTTTCATTTATACTGTACGGAGGCCCTTAAGCAGGTTCAGCTGAGGGGCAGGAAATAGATTCGAGGGAGAGAGAACAAAGCAGCATGCAGAGACACACCGAGTAATTCCAGACTTAATGGCTCGTGGGTTAACACGGCAGCTGCTCGTATCAGAAAGCATCCCACCTGCGGCAGAGTCTGAACCACTGAACGTGTGTTACTTATTAGTTTGTTGTATTTATACTTGTCCTTCCTCCCTTAGAAGCCCAGGCAGGCAGAATAAGATGTACAAATCAAAATATTTCAGAACAGATCGAAACCCTCTAAAAACCAATGGCGGTTGAAAACATCCACAGGCAAGAGGTTGCTTCTTATGCTATGCCGAAAGAGACTTCGTGTTAGTTGGACGGCACTAAAGTACACTGAAGTGCACAGTCTGGTGATTTCTTTAACTGTGGTGTGGTAAAGCTGCAATGCTCtggttgaaaaacaacaacaacacaatgccCATTTGGGAGGGAGCCCTACATTTGcaagggggcaggggagaatgCCCAGATTAATCCGCACCTCTCTGGAAATTAATCTTCATAAGGACGTAAATAAGTAAAAACTTGCTAGCCAGCCCAGTCTAGCTAGCTCCAGACTCCCAGGATCCTGCTCTGCTCATGCTTGCCATGTTGGGAAAATCTAATTAACCCCGTTGCCAAGTTCAATCAGCACTCGGACATGTCAGcagggcatttggggggggggttgaagattGGCAAACTATGCGATGAATAACATAATCTTTCTCCCGGCATTTGAGGATCAGATGCATCAGTAAGATGAAAAGCAGCCTCTCCGGCGCCGCACTTTTCTAATGTCACCCTCTGACAAATGACTAATGTTCTAGGCAAGCGAGATTTAATTTGCCAAGACCATTTAGTCACTAGCGTGCTTGTGAAGGGGAAATGGAGCTGTTCCCaggtctttctctctccttcactcCCTCCGTGTGTGTGCTGCAGTCAGCATGTGCAAGATCCAAATCTGGGAGCAAGGATCCAGCTTCCCAAGAATGCCAGCTTGAACTAATAAAACACACGTCAAGTTTCTGGTCCTTATAGGGGCAGAACCTAGCTTCTCGGCTTTCTTTTATCTCCCCCATTTTCCTTTAAGTTCCTTGTCCTCGTagttttccttccctctcctcaaAAATAAGAGGCAACATGCTGCAGACAGCTTTCATTCTCCAGCAATCTCATCTATTGACCCCTTGTGCC includes:
- the HTR6 gene encoding 5-hydroxytryptamine receptor 6, translating into MEGELGGSNASVAGGEHSVRSGSAWTAAFLGFIILLTMLGNFSFILLIFTQRALRNTSNYFLVSLFMSDLMVGSVVMPPALLNQHYGRWVLDGAFCSVWFAFDVMCTSASILNLCVISLDRYLLIISPLRYKLRMTSCRAVLLILATWTLAALVSFLPVEMGWHKMEFGPRPFNATLQAEEAGQCRVAVSLPYALIASGLTFFLPSVAILFTYCRILLAARKQAVQVASLTNNVSVAAGEPAQQVHRVHNQSAATSDTRKLANKHSKRALKASLTLGVLLGMFFVAWLPFFVCNVAQAVCKCISEDFFDTLTWLGYCNSTMNPIIYPLFMRDFKRAMAKYLPCCRGAWDRRPSPISLSMRNSNSGPRPGTSLKNVLALPGDTDLADSVTQVHDDCGQRLGSLPATGVDSVTLFHLEQATEQELRIHHLNTPMD